A stretch of the Acidobacteriota bacterium genome encodes the following:
- a CDS encoding VCBS repeat-containing protein, translating into MLNAPRPRVGARHARALRRLTFPIALLAGLFASSPAAEAACTGCAKPSFGPNALAFPTDGVRAAGDFNGDGISDVATARFGQWANTLGTIRVSLGSAGGTMLLASSTDVPDTYDLAIATGDFDGDGRLDLVVVKRQVDGQNLTGHVLFLRGDGAGGFAPALSVASGFIPGPFAVLDVDGDGRLDLAVGSLDEVLVFRGRGDGTFQAPTAIPYSGWIAAIVVGDVDSDGRPDLVVSNTTRMSVLRNTPGGLVTSFESFDAPTSSREFALADVDGDGALDLVIGVRGLGVLYGLGDGTFESPVWTGSGSGVTGITAGDFNADARTDVVASGGTTSAVFLSDAFGFLQEAEPIRPVGADTVGDFDGDGRLDLAGPGVLYLGNGDGTFTTARYLPTGYAAALTVVDVNKDGKPDLAWMSPNTAFGTMLGDGSGGFGTAVMTSFPVPYFNGVFADVTGDGIPDAVVTASAVPPTALYVLPGDGSGKFGASIVTTFGSFQQIRPPVVADFDGDGHPDVAFVLDGGLVVLFGDGTGHFPRSQPPRIVPFGDLSVSDLNGDGKPDLVIASPGGDVGDRLMTLINDGTGRFSTVVDLALSPSVYAPSIRLIDADGDGKPDLLATSYGVVTFRKGDGAGGFGPAVDTPVPEAWSLVAADFDGDGVLDLLTGFDSMRILKGRGDGTYDVVGSIPFPAGARLASDVTGDGRPDVIGMDYNNTWLVPNTTCVPRRLQLDASPLSCGSAGVPFPTQPTIRVFDDAGNPLLCETGTVVASLAPGGTAGANLGGTTSVPLVSGVAQFTDLAIDKAGGGYRVRFDLAATRPTATPLFSQSLPAPSISGPTQTCSGSTARFEGPAADGWTWSLDGAVVGTARILTLPAIPTGAHALALAIRAAACSSSASAALTVSAALSAPSASSNSPVPFGGTLQLNATAIPGATYRWAGPNGFSSTARNPAITFAKDVNGGRYTVVATVGTCDSAPATTDVVVVPPACTGCPRPSFSPAVRAVPVPAGFQGLALADFDGDGIVDVVAATSGSNGTVSFLKGDGRGAFASALTSQTQAGDASLLAAADLDGNGLPDLVTGSDGIWVSLQTSPGHFGKAERFPIGYPVTALAIADVNDDGFPDILATQSGGGGFGMPYNPGRVAVLIGNGVGGFGSPSYLPVEIQPSALVVRDLNGDGKADLIVANQLSETISVFFGDGAGGFTLQTTLAVSGPPVALAMGDVTGDAIADLVVGLGSPSPAAVIFQAAASGSLAFVRSLPVALDTKLALADLNGDGREDLLTLAGGIVHVRLGQGSALFSAPESYPAAGTATSFLVADFNGDGRADVVVGTGLRVLLLAGDGNGGLPLLPSLGPFAGAPTGLKAIDLNADGRPDLVVAVPWPYPPALGVYLAGAAGFTLAATLRPPGSYLMDSFSTGDVDGDGIPDVIELDRTGSFFVFRGLGNGLFAAPVRTDVGRGFRFLGAGDIDGDGRTDLLIGPDYTFGGATTAWFGNGASGFGSPVDLPTAIWNTTVAIGDLNGDGKGDVIARDDNSQALLVYLWNGTSFDAAIKTPIDATPVSLAVGDFDGDGKKDLVVAISPQYAGSSPGLRFLSGDGAGHFAAPVTFGARDVFSNLVVSDFNGDGALDAAAISNAGTVAVYMGDGHGAFSNSGDFTGGGVGFGLAAADLDGDGKQDLAFLRTNPSDVAFLFNTNCVPSRLGVTSNPACALAGQTFSLDVGVFDDGGNVVSCGAADVGARLVAGTGAAGAILSGTATVTAASGLAHFGDLAVDRDGRRYRIELSHPLAASARTAPFSVGAVPSPTITGPPQLCAGTSVWTAPSGYDTYAWTVDGAPVSSARRVTPSFLSAGNHTLGLTATRDRCPAQANVVISTHRPRSRLSPRTTATRRAARS; encoded by the coding sequence TTGCTGAACGCGCCCAGGCCCCGTGTCGGGGCCCGCCACGCGCGGGCACTGCGCCGGCTTACGTTCCCGATCGCGCTTCTCGCCGGCCTCTTCGCCTCGAGTCCGGCGGCCGAGGCGGCATGCACGGGCTGTGCGAAGCCGAGCTTCGGGCCCAACGCGCTCGCTTTCCCCACCGACGGGGTCAGGGCTGCCGGCGACTTCAATGGCGACGGGATTTCGGACGTGGCGACGGCCCGGTTCGGCCAGTGGGCAAATACCTTGGGGACGATCCGAGTGTCGCTCGGGAGCGCGGGGGGAACGATGCTGCTTGCGTCGAGCACGGACGTGCCCGACACCTACGACCTCGCGATCGCAACTGGCGATTTCGATGGGGACGGCAGGCTCGATCTCGTCGTCGTCAAGCGGCAGGTCGACGGGCAGAACCTGACCGGCCACGTTCTCTTCCTTCGCGGCGATGGCGCCGGCGGATTCGCGCCGGCCCTTTCGGTCGCGAGCGGATTCATCCCCGGTCCGTTCGCCGTCCTCGACGTCGACGGGGACGGAAGGCTCGACCTCGCGGTCGGCTCACTGGACGAGGTTCTCGTCTTCCGCGGACGGGGCGACGGGACCTTCCAGGCGCCGACGGCCATTCCGTATTCCGGGTGGATCGCCGCCATCGTGGTGGGCGATGTCGACTCGGACGGCCGGCCGGATCTCGTCGTCTCGAACACGACGCGCATGTCGGTCCTGCGCAACACCCCGGGTGGACTCGTGACGAGTTTCGAATCGTTCGACGCTCCCACTTCGTCCCGCGAGTTCGCGCTCGCGGACGTCGATGGTGACGGCGCGCTCGACCTCGTCATCGGCGTCCGCGGGCTCGGCGTGCTCTACGGTCTCGGGGACGGCACATTCGAGTCGCCGGTCTGGACCGGTTCTGGTTCCGGTGTCACCGGGATCACGGCGGGGGATTTCAACGCCGACGCGCGCACGGATGTCGTGGCGTCCGGCGGAACGACTTCGGCGGTATTCCTGTCCGACGCTTTCGGTTTCCTGCAGGAAGCCGAGCCCATCCGACCCGTCGGAGCGGACACCGTAGGAGATTTCGACGGGGACGGCAGGCTGGACCTTGCAGGTCCCGGAGTTCTCTACCTCGGAAACGGGGACGGCACGTTCACGACCGCGCGGTACCTGCCGACCGGATATGCAGCGGCGCTCACGGTCGTCGACGTGAACAAGGACGGCAAGCCGGACCTCGCGTGGATGAGCCCGAACACGGCGTTCGGGACGATGCTCGGCGACGGATCCGGCGGATTCGGAACCGCCGTGATGACCTCGTTCCCTGTCCCGTACTTCAACGGCGTGTTCGCCGACGTCACGGGAGACGGCATCCCGGACGCCGTCGTGACGGCGAGCGCCGTCCCGCCCACGGCGCTCTACGTCCTGCCGGGCGACGGCAGCGGGAAGTTCGGCGCATCCATCGTCACGACATTCGGGTCCTTTCAGCAGATTCGGCCTCCCGTCGTCGCGGACTTCGACGGGGACGGGCATCCGGACGTCGCGTTCGTGCTGGACGGAGGGCTCGTCGTCCTGTTCGGCGACGGCACCGGGCATTTCCCACGGTCGCAACCGCCGAGAATCGTGCCGTTCGGAGACCTCAGCGTCTCGGATCTGAACGGCGACGGCAAGCCAGACCTCGTCATCGCGAGCCCGGGCGGCGACGTCGGCGACCGCCTCATGACGCTCATAAATGACGGCACGGGCCGGTTCTCGACGGTCGTCGACCTCGCCCTCTCGCCCTCGGTTTACGCTCCCTCAATCCGATTGATCGACGCAGACGGGGACGGGAAACCCGACCTCCTCGCGACGTCGTACGGCGTCGTGACCTTCCGGAAGGGAGATGGGGCGGGCGGATTCGGTCCGGCGGTCGACACGCCGGTGCCCGAGGCGTGGTCGCTCGTCGCGGCCGATTTCGACGGAGACGGCGTTCTCGATCTTCTGACCGGCTTCGATTCCATGAGAATTCTCAAGGGCAGGGGCGACGGCACCTACGATGTCGTCGGGAGCATCCCATTCCCCGCCGGAGCGCGTCTGGCCTCGGACGTGACCGGCGACGGGAGACCCGACGTCATCGGGATGGACTACAACAACACTTGGCTGGTCCCCAACACCACGTGCGTGCCGCGCCGCCTCCAACTCGACGCGTCACCGCTTTCGTGCGGCTCGGCGGGCGTCCCGTTCCCAACACAGCCGACGATCCGGGTCTTCGACGACGCCGGGAACCCGCTTCTCTGCGAAACGGGAACCGTCGTCGCGTCGCTCGCGCCGGGTGGAACGGCCGGCGCGAATCTCGGTGGAACGACGTCCGTTCCCCTGGTTTCCGGCGTCGCGCAATTCACGGACCTCGCGATCGACAAAGCGGGCGGCGGGTACCGCGTGCGCTTCGACCTCGCCGCAACCCGACCCACGGCGACGCCGCTCTTTTCCCAGTCCCTTCCGGCCCCCTCGATCTCGGGGCCGACTCAAACCTGTTCGGGCTCAACCGCTCGGTTCGAAGGTCCCGCGGCGGATGGGTGGACGTGGTCTCTCGACGGCGCCGTCGTCGGGACGGCCCGGATTCTCACGCTTCCGGCGATCCCGACCGGTGCGCACGCGCTTGCCCTCGCGATCCGCGCCGCGGCCTGTTCTTCGTCGGCATCCGCCGCTCTGACCGTGTCCGCGGCGCTCTCGGCGCCGTCCGCCTCGAGTAATTCTCCCGTGCCGTTCGGCGGCACGCTTCAACTCAACGCAACGGCGATTCCAGGGGCCACGTACCGTTGGGCGGGCCCGAACGGGTTCTCGTCGACGGCCCGGAACCCAGCCATCACGTTCGCAAAGGACGTGAACGGCGGTCGATACACGGTTGTCGCGACGGTCGGGACGTGCGACTCCGCACCTGCCACGACGGACGTCGTCGTCGTGCCCCCGGCGTGTACGGGCTGTCCGCGGCCCTCCTTCTCGCCGGCGGTGCGGGCGGTGCCGGTGCCGGCCGGATTCCAGGGCCTGGCCCTGGCCGATTTCGACGGCGACGGGATCGTGGACGTCGTTGCCGCGACCAGCGGCTCGAACGGTACCGTTTCCTTCCTGAAGGGAGACGGACGCGGAGCCTTCGCGAGTGCCCTGACTTCCCAGACGCAGGCCGGCGACGCCTCCCTGCTCGCCGCCGCGGATCTCGACGGCAACGGGCTCCCCGACCTCGTGACGGGGTCCGACGGAATCTGGGTCTCCCTCCAGACCTCGCCCGGACATTTCGGCAAGGCGGAGCGTTTTCCGATCGGGTATCCCGTCACGGCCCTGGCGATCGCGGACGTCAACGACGACGGCTTCCCGGACATCCTGGCCACCCAGAGCGGCGGAGGCGGATTCGGGATGCCGTACAACCCCGGCCGCGTGGCCGTCCTCATCGGCAATGGCGTCGGCGGTTTCGGGTCGCCGTCGTATCTGCCGGTCGAGATCCAGCCTTCCGCACTCGTCGTGCGCGACCTGAACGGCGACGGGAAGGCGGACCTCATCGTCGCGAACCAGCTCTCGGAGACGATCTCCGTCTTTTTCGGCGACGGCGCCGGGGGCTTCACGCTTCAGACGACCCTGGCCGTTTCGGGTCCCCCGGTCGCGCTCGCGATGGGAGACGTGACGGGCGACGCGATCGCCGACCTCGTGGTGGGGCTCGGGAGCCCGAGCCCGGCCGCCGTGATCTTCCAGGCCGCCGCATCCGGGTCGCTCGCGTTCGTCCGCTCCCTCCCGGTCGCCCTCGACACGAAGCTCGCCCTCGCGGACCTGAACGGCGACGGACGCGAAGACCTGCTGACCCTCGCGGGCGGGATCGTTCATGTCCGGCTCGGGCAGGGCTCGGCCCTCTTCTCGGCTCCCGAGTCGTATCCGGCGGCAGGCACGGCCACCAGTTTCCTCGTCGCCGATTTCAACGGAGACGGACGCGCCGACGTCGTGGTCGGGACCGGCTTGCGCGTCCTGCTCCTCGCGGGAGACGGCAATGGCGGTCTGCCGCTCCTTCCGTCGCTCGGACCGTTCGCCGGCGCGCCGACCGGGCTCAAGGCCATCGACCTGAACGCCGATGGCCGGCCGGATCTGGTCGTCGCCGTCCCATGGCCCTACCCGCCCGCTCTCGGGGTCTACCTCGCGGGCGCCGCAGGCTTCACGCTCGCGGCCACCCTTCGCCCGCCCGGGTCGTATCTCATGGACTCCTTCTCGACGGGAGACGTGGACGGCGACGGGATCCCCGACGTGATCGAGCTCGACCGGACGGGCTCCTTCTTCGTCTTCCGGGGGCTCGGGAACGGGCTCTTCGCCGCGCCGGTCCGGACCGACGTCGGCCGCGGTTTCAGGTTCCTCGGCGCCGGGGACATCGACGGCGACGGCCGAACCGATCTCCTCATCGGGCCCGACTACACGTTCGGCGGGGCGACGACCGCGTGGTTCGGAAACGGAGCCTCGGGTTTCGGATCGCCGGTCGACCTCCCGACGGCGATCTGGAACACGACCGTCGCGATCGGAGATCTCAATGGCGACGGGAAAGGCGACGTCATCGCGCGTGACGACAACTCGCAGGCGCTCCTCGTCTATCTCTGGAACGGGACGTCGTTCGACGCCGCGATCAAGACGCCGATCGACGCGACGCCGGTCTCTCTTGCCGTCGGTGACTTCGACGGCGACGGGAAGAAAGACCTCGTCGTCGCCATCTCGCCGCAGTACGCCGGATCGTCGCCGGGCCTGAGGTTCCTGTCCGGCGACGGCGCGGGCCACTTCGCGGCGCCCGTCACGTTCGGCGCGCGCGACGTCTTCTCGAACCTCGTCGTGTCGGACTTCAACGGCGACGGTGCGCTCGACGCGGCGGCGATCTCGAATGCGGGCACGGTCGCCGTGTACATGGGCGACGGCCACGGGGCCTTCTCGAATTCGGGCGACTTCACGGGAGGCGGCGTCGGGTTCGGCCTCGCGGCCGCGGACCTCGACGGCGACGGGAAGCAGGACCTCGCGTTCCTTCGGACGAACCCTTCGGACGTCGCCTTCCTCTTCAATACGAACTGCGTGCCCAGCCGGCTGGGCGTCACGTCGAACCCCGCGTGCGCCCTCGCCGGGCAGACCTTCTCGCTCGACGTCGGGGTCTTCGACGACGGCGGCAACGTCGTTTCGTGCGGCGCCGCCGACGTCGGCGCACGTCTCGTCGCGGGGACCGGCGCGGCGGGAGCGATCCTGTCCGGCACCGCGACCGTGACGGCCGCGTCCGGGCTCGCGCACTTCGGCGACCTCGCAGTCGATCGCGACGGTCGCCGCTACCGGATCGAGCTCTCGCACCCGCTCGCCGCGAGCGCTCGCACCGCGCCGTTTTCCGTCGGAGCCGTGCCGTCTCCGACGATCACGGGCCCGCCGCAGCTCTGTGCGGGAACGTCCGTGTGGACGGCACCTTCCGGTTACGACACCTACGCCTGGACCGTCGACGGGGCGCCCGTATCCTCGGCCCGCCGCGTGACGCCCTCGTTCCTGTCGGCGGGAAACCACACCCTCGGCCTGACCGCGACGAGGGACCGGTGTCCGGCCCAGGCGAACGTCGTGATCTCGACGCACCGCCCGCGCTCACGGCTCTCTCCCCGAACCACGGCGACTCGCAGGGCGGCACGTTCGTGA
- a CDS encoding MCE family protein — MTTTAKIGAFFVAVLLALGVLILKIEDLHFGKKARTNTVDAHFKDVAGLDDKSAVRIAGVLIGKVDGITLRPDGTAVIHLALDPGVELREGASAQIRSLGMLGDKYVELQPGTPGAPRLAQGALLEGVSSTGFDDLTKMATDIGKDLKELSSALAGSMGGKQGEEKINRIVDNIGALAEALKDLVEHNRNNVDVTLANLKEFSGQMRETLARMDRILDENRATFKSTMSNADEISGKLKTTADNLNSITGKIDTGQGTIGKLLNDDETHKNLNDALTSVKTGVESLNQTLSRMNRIQLDLGFRAEYTSRAGDGKYWFTLDAIPRDNKFYRLEIGATPKGMRQNIDETTTVTFPNGSEQTIHTTGERYVDQLLLSLQLGYRLKDTILRAGLIESRGGAAIEQTFKADKYRLAGEVWDFSRDNYRGHVKLYGRWNASPNLYATGGVDDLLNPGLRSAFIGGGIRWKDEDLKGLIGSIPIPK; from the coding sequence ATGACGACCACCGCGAAGATCGGAGCCTTCTTCGTCGCCGTTCTGCTCGCGCTCGGCGTCCTGATCCTCAAGATCGAGGACCTGCACTTCGGAAAGAAGGCGCGCACGAACACGGTCGACGCGCACTTCAAGGACGTCGCCGGCCTGGACGACAAGTCCGCGGTTCGCATCGCCGGCGTGCTGATCGGCAAAGTGGACGGGATCACGCTGCGTCCCGACGGCACCGCGGTCATCCACCTCGCTCTCGACCCGGGCGTCGAGCTGCGCGAGGGCGCCTCGGCCCAGATCCGGAGCCTCGGGATGCTCGGGGACAAGTACGTCGAGCTGCAGCCGGGAACGCCGGGCGCCCCGCGCCTCGCCCAGGGCGCTCTCCTCGAAGGCGTCTCCTCGACGGGCTTCGACGACCTCACGAAGATGGCGACGGACATCGGCAAGGACCTCAAGGAGCTGTCCTCGGCGCTCGCGGGGTCCATGGGGGGCAAGCAGGGCGAGGAGAAGATCAACCGGATCGTGGACAACATCGGCGCGCTCGCCGAGGCGCTCAAGGACCTCGTCGAACACAACCGGAACAACGTCGACGTGACGCTCGCGAACCTCAAGGAGTTCTCGGGCCAGATGCGCGAGACGCTCGCGCGGATGGACCGGATCCTCGACGAGAACCGGGCCACCTTCAAGTCCACGATGTCGAACGCGGACGAGATCTCCGGGAAGCTCAAGACCACGGCCGACAACCTGAACTCGATCACCGGGAAGATCGACACCGGGCAGGGCACGATCGGCAAGCTCCTGAACGACGACGAGACGCACAAGAACCTCAACGACGCGCTCACCTCCGTCAAGACCGGCGTCGAGTCGCTGAACCAGACCCTGTCGCGGATGAACCGGATCCAGCTCGACCTCGGGTTCCGCGCCGAGTACACGAGCCGCGCGGGCGACGGCAAGTACTGGTTCACGCTGGACGCGATCCCGCGCGACAACAAGTTCTATCGCCTCGAGATCGGGGCGACGCCGAAGGGCATGCGGCAGAACATCGACGAGACGACGACCGTCACGTTCCCGAACGGGAGCGAGCAGACGATCCACACGACGGGCGAGCGGTACGTCGACCAGCTCCTCCTCTCGCTCCAGCTCGGCTACCGCCTCAAGGACACCATCCTCCGGGCCGGCCTGATCGAGTCGCGCGGCGGCGCCGCAATCGAGCAGACGTTCAAGGCCGACAAGTACCGGCTCGCGGGCGAGGTCTGGGACTTCTCGCGCGACAACTACCGCGGGCACGTGAAGCTCTACGGGCGCTGGAACGCGAGCCCGAACCTCTACGCCACGGGTGGCGTGGACGACCTCCTGAACCCCGGCCTTCGCTCCGCGTTCATCGGCGGCGGGATCCGGTGGAAGGACGAGGACCTCAAGGGGCTCATCGGCTCGATCCCGATCCCGAAATAG